In Zingiber officinale cultivar Zhangliang chromosome 3B, Zo_v1.1, whole genome shotgun sequence, a single window of DNA contains:
- the LOC121967339 gene encoding uncharacterized protein LOC121967339, with the protein MSIATTALTRLDRLSPLPACPCRARFATPVSFSLVFPRDRHLLPLQQATPTHASADAYRWRIGAAFPGDAIAGNPSRDFRGCLGLDELLLVAEVLCVAPAVMCSIWVLASSAFTGALKGFHMSFGSNFFVLQYSLLVGAVVVGSMIRCRQWRRICRANKDGVVVGFVGRLEKVEEDIRSSATILRVLSKHLEKLDTRFRLTKKALKEPIRETAALAQKNSEATRALAIQEEILEKELREIQKILLGMQEQQQKQLELILALGKLGRFLDTKESSSEGSSATNNPISVKKELELETQSERHLG; encoded by the exons ATGTCTATCGCAACCACCGCCCTCACCCGCCTCGATCGCCTCTCCCCGCTTCCCGCTTGCCCCTGCCGCGCCCGATTCGCGACTCCTGTTTCCTTCTCACTTGTCTTTCCGCGGGATCGGCACCTACTTCCTCTGCAGCAGGCGACACCAACACATGCTTCGGCCGACGCGTATCGCTGGAGAATCGGCGCCGCTTTCCCAG GTGATGCTATCGCTGGGAATCCGAGCAGGGATTTTCGGGGCTGCCTGGGTTTGGATGAGCTTCTTTTAGTTGCCGAAGTGCTCTGCGTGGCGCCAGCCGTCATGTGTTCGATCTGGGTCCTCGCGAGTAGCGCATTTACCGGAGCATTAAAGGGTTTCCATATGTCATTTGGAAGTAATTTTTTTGTCTTGCAATACTCGCTGCTTGTTGGAGCGGTGGTGGTTGGGAGTATGATTCGTTGCAGGCAGTGGCGGAGGATTTGCAGGGCGAACAAAGATGGAGTGGTGGTTGGTTTTGTTGGGAGGCTCGAGAAGGTGGAAGAGGATATCCGGAGCTCGGCCACCATCCTTAGGGTTTTATCTAAGCATCTTGAGAAGCTTGATACTAGGTTTAGACTCACTAAGAAGGCCTTAAAAGAACCCATTCGTGAG ACGGCAGCCTTAGCACAGAAGAATTCCGAAGCTACTCGAGCATTAGCTATACAAGAGGAAATTCTTGAGAAAGAGCTTAGAGAAATCCAAAAGATTTTGTTGGGAATGCAG GAGCAACAACAGAAGCAGCTGGAATTGATCCTTGCACTTGGCAAGCTAGGAAGATTTTTGGATACCAAGGAGAGCTCTTCAGAAGGTAGTTCTGCAACTAATAATCCCATTTCAGTGAAGAAAGAACTGGAACTGGAAACCCAGTCAGAAAGACATCTTGGATGA
- the LOC121967340 gene encoding uncharacterized protein LOC121967340, producing the protein MDENTKFVGAAGVCVDALSSLFLRFLSDGPRLFLFSSGDGGRILRRFLFCSLHILFSILSLLLSRLASFVPPSPPLPRTSAPPLPLPSTSDSTSAGRALSRVLSAVSLVPVASRKYDLVRSIAERILDGNLVGGSDELQELNRSSLAAAFSRSIALLEAAVEAEASPASVDGGKIMEALGALRSRVRRWAAPAGDGRFGASAEKLAAETLWLGQKMAESGVASEAVASWGSASRLGALAISAEPRLQVGLVRVCVFLFKHTNSKELERDDGKDTTTSRLPMLKTWLPLLCHACCGVDSSILSIREKADMVSILEEMIEKLTWEEQEDVLSQWLHHFICADSDWPNLESCYMRWYSESRKLPLK; encoded by the exons atggACGAGAACACGAAGTTTGTCGGCGCCGCCGGCGTCTGCGTCGACGCCCTCAGCTCCCTCTTTCTCCGTTTTCTCTCCGATGGTCCGCGCttatttctcttctcctccggcGACGGCGGTCGGATCCTCCGCCGCTTTCTCTTCTGCTCCCTCCACATCCTTTTCTCGatcctctcccttctcctctctcgcCTTGCTTCCTTTGTACCTCCCTCCCCTCCTCTACCTCGCACCTCCGCTCCGCCGCTCCCGCTCCCTTCCACATCCGATTCCACGAGCGCCGGCCGCGCCCTCTCGCGCGTCCTCTCCGCCGTGTCGCTCGTTCCCGTCGCGTCCCGTAAATACGACCTCGTCCGCTCCATCGCGGAACGCATCCTCGACGGGAATCTCGTCGGTGGCTCGGACGAGCTCCAGGAGCTCAACCGCTCCTCCCTGGCCGCCGCGTTCTCTAGGTCGATCGCCCTCCTCGAGGCCGCCGTCGAGGCGGAGGCGTCTCCGGCATCGGTGGATGGAGGAAAGATCATGGAAGCGCTGGGAGCGCTGAGGTCGAGAGTGAGGAGGTGGGCCGCGCCGGCGGGAGATGGGAGGTTCGGCGCGTCTGCGGAGAAGCTAGCGGCGGAGACACTGTGGCTTGGGCAGAAGATGGCAGAGAGCGGCGTCGCCTCAGAGGCGGTGGCATCGTGGGGCTCGGCGTCACGGCTCGGAGCGCTCGCCATCTCCGCCGAGCCGCGGCTTCAAGTCGGGCTCGTTCGGGTTTGCG TATTTTTGTTCAAGCACACCAACTCCAAGGAATTGGAGCGAGATGATGGGAAAGATACCACAACCTCTCGATTGCCGATGTTGAAGACTTGGCTGCCGTTACTTTGCCATGCATGCTGCGGAGTTGACAGTTCCATACTAAGCATTCGAGAGAAGGCAGATATGGTCAGCATATTGGAGGAAATGATCGAGAAACTTACTTGGGAGGAGCAAGAAGATGTTTTATCTCAATGGCTTCATCACTTTATCTGTGCTGATTCTGACTGGCCTAACCTTGAATCATGCTACATGCGCTGGTACTCCGAATCTCGAAAGCTCCCTCTAAAATGA
- the LOC121967341 gene encoding serine/arginine-rich splicing factor SC35-like, whose protein sequence is MSHFGRTGPPDIKDTYSLLVLNISFRTNADDLFPLFDRYGKVVDVFIPRDRRTGESRGFAFVRYKYADEAQMAVERLDGREVDGRNIMVQFAKYGPNAERIHKGKIMEAIPSRRGRSRSRSPRPRHRDSYRDREYRRRSRSRSRDRYERDRYSDRERENRRRSRSRSRSRSPSRSPDYHRSRGRDSRRSRSASYDSASPIRRSPNPARSSSPRRTPPSSPEKGSHGGKSPPPKSVSPAGRCTNSRSPSPHSSNED, encoded by the exons ATGTCTCACTTCGGGAGAACAGGGCCGCCGGACATCAAGGATACATACTCCCTCCTCGTCCTCAACATCAGCTTCC GTACCAACGCCGATGATCTCTTCCCGTTGTTTGATCGGTACGGGAAAGTGGTTGACGTCTTTATTCCGAGGGACCGGAG GACTGGGGAGTCTCGGGGGTTTGCTTTTGTGAGGTATAAGTATGCAGATGAAGCGCAGATGGCTGTCGAAAGGCTTGATG GGAGGGAAGTTGATGGTCGGAATATTATGGTTCAATTTGCCAAATATGGTCCAAATGCTGAACGCAT TCATAAAGGAAAAATTATGGAAGCAATCCCAAGCAGACGGGGAAGATCTAGAAGTCGCAGCCCTCGCCCCAG ACATAGAGACAGCTATCGAGATCGAGAATATAGAAGGCGAAGCCGCAGTAGAAGCAGAGATAGGTATGAGAGAGATAGGTATAGTGACCGTGAGAGAGAGAATCGCCGCCGAAGTCGAAGCCGAAGCCGAAGCCGAAGTCCTAGTAGAAGTCCTGACTATCATAGGAGCCGTGGCAGAGATAGCCGTAGGAGCAGGAGTGCTTCTTATGACAG TGCTTCACCAATTAGGCGTAGTCCTAATCCTGCAAGGAGTTCATCACCCCGTCGCACTCCTCCCTCAAGCCCTGAGAAAGGGAGCCATGGCGGAAAGTCACCCCCTCCAAAAAGTGTCTCTCCTGCAGGTCGCTGTACAAATTCTCGAAGCCCATCTCCTCACAGCTCAAATGAG GATTGA